A single window of Halobacillus naozhouensis DNA harbors:
- a CDS encoding GNAT family N-acetyltransferase — translation MSNFAIRTFQENDFDMIQSLLQQEEWSNLVKNSEETMQALLNSDLALVAVDGQEVVGYLRGLTDGAVTLYICEVLIKEDYRKKGIAQQLMEEAHGCYPSTRIEMLATSSSKEYYTDRGYRAFYGFRKTPEEV, via the coding sequence ATGAGTAACTTTGCAATTCGTACTTTTCAGGAAAATGACTTCGATATGATTCAGTCATTATTGCAACAAGAAGAATGGAGCAATCTTGTAAAAAATAGTGAGGAAACGATGCAGGCCTTACTGAATTCGGATCTTGCTTTAGTAGCAGTGGATGGTCAGGAAGTCGTAGGGTACTTAAGAGGCCTGACAGATGGGGCAGTAACCTTGTATATTTGTGAAGTGCTTATTAAAGAAGACTATCGGAAGAAAGGGATAGCTCAACAGCTCATGGAGGAAGCGCATGGCTGCTATCCAAGTACTAGAATTGAAATGCTGGCTACCAGTTCCTCGAAAGAATATTATACTGATCGTGGATATCGCGCTTTTTACGGATTTAGAAAAACCCCGGAAGAAGTGTAG
- a CDS encoding ABC transporter permease: MQWMTVFKTESIGAWRNYKLIWVPLVFILLGIMDPLSTYYLPQILESVGGLPEGATIEIPTPPPADVFMMSIGQFNMIGIAVLVLMSMGTIANERKSGIAELILVKPVRYGTYVTAKWASIVVLSLLSMMAGILGSWYYVNLLFGELSFELIGAAAGFYGLWIIFVITVTIFMNTLVKTPGLAAFLSIATLVAMFILSMILAHIIEWNPSLLTSYLGDMLQTGSIPDNLWGTAVVTILLITALLISASYILKHKELA; encoded by the coding sequence ATGCAGTGGATGACCGTTTTTAAAACAGAATCGATCGGAGCGTGGCGTAATTATAAATTGATTTGGGTACCACTCGTATTTATATTGCTCGGAATTATGGATCCACTATCTACCTACTATTTGCCGCAAATTCTCGAGTCTGTTGGCGGGTTGCCTGAAGGAGCAACAATTGAAATTCCTACTCCTCCCCCTGCGGACGTATTTATGATGAGCATCGGCCAATTTAATATGATTGGCATAGCTGTTCTCGTCCTTATGTCCATGGGCACAATTGCCAACGAACGCAAGAGTGGAATTGCAGAATTGATTCTCGTAAAGCCGGTCCGCTATGGCACGTATGTGACAGCCAAATGGGCAAGTATTGTCGTGCTGAGTTTGCTTAGCATGATGGCCGGAATACTTGGCAGCTGGTACTATGTCAACCTCCTGTTCGGTGAGTTAAGCTTTGAACTAATAGGGGCTGCTGCAGGTTTTTACGGACTTTGGATAATCTTTGTGATTACCGTGACCATCTTCATGAATACCCTGGTAAAAACGCCCGGCTTAGCAGCGTTCTTATCAATCGCCACATTGGTCGCAATGTTTATTCTTAGTATGATATTGGCTCATATCATAGAATGGAACCCTTCACTTCTTACATCGTACCTGGGCGACATGCTTCAAACTGGTTCAATTCCTGACAACTTATGGGGAACAGCAGTCGTAACCATCCTGCTTATTACTGCCCTGCTCATCTCAGCAAGCTACATCCTGAAACACAAAGAACTCGCCTGA
- a CDS encoding ABC transporter ATP-binding protein, with protein MIKVDQLTKLYGKNTAVKSLSFQLSLGNCIALLGPNGAGKTTTLRMMSGLIRPTSGSINLGTSNHKDIRREIGYLPQHPHFHLWMTGKEFLIYVGQLAYLSKKEARKKAELLIERVGLKDAAKRKIATYSGGMKQRLGIAQAMIHRPKLLMLDEPVSALDPIGRRDVLNLMEELKRETTLLFSTHILSDAEEASDEILLMHKGSIVESGPLDQLRKRHHVDKISIQSELPPEVLKSKVDQLDFINRVERDKQRLDLYVSDIKSAREQLLKQSLEEGWDLEHFEVGRITLEDLFMKVVNGHAVDDRF; from the coding sequence ATGATTAAAGTCGACCAGCTTACTAAATTGTACGGCAAAAACACTGCTGTGAAATCCCTCAGTTTTCAACTATCTCTTGGAAACTGTATTGCCTTATTAGGTCCAAACGGCGCCGGCAAGACAACCACATTAAGAATGATGTCGGGATTAATTCGCCCAACAAGCGGTTCAATTAACCTTGGCACTTCCAACCATAAGGATATTAGAAGAGAGATCGGTTACCTTCCTCAACACCCTCACTTTCACCTTTGGATGACAGGCAAAGAGTTCCTTATCTATGTAGGACAGCTTGCTTATTTAAGTAAAAAAGAAGCAAGAAAAAAGGCGGAACTTTTAATAGAAAGAGTTGGGTTAAAAGACGCTGCCAAACGTAAGATCGCTACCTACTCTGGCGGAATGAAACAGCGCCTGGGGATCGCTCAAGCGATGATCCACCGGCCGAAGCTGCTGATGCTGGATGAACCTGTGTCAGCCCTCGATCCCATTGGCCGGCGCGATGTACTTAACTTAATGGAAGAATTAAAGCGGGAAACAACACTGCTTTTTTCTACTCATATTCTCAGTGATGCAGAAGAAGCAAGTGACGAAATTTTATTAATGCATAAAGGATCGATCGTTGAATCTGGTCCGTTAGATCAGCTAAGAAAAAGACATCATGTGGACAAAATTTCAATCCAGTCAGAACTTCCTCCAGAGGTTTTGAAGAGTAAGGTCGATCAGCTGGATTTTATTAATCGTGTGGAAAGAGATAAGCAGCGACTCGATTTATATGTGAGCGACATAAAATCTGCGCGCGAACAGCTTTTAAAACAATCTTTAGAAGAAGGATGGGATTTGGAGCATTTCGAGGTTGGACGAATAACGCTTGAGGATTTATTTATGAAGGTGGTGAATGGGCATGCAGTGGATGACCGTTTTTAA
- a CDS encoding PLDc N-terminal domain-containing protein, whose translation MILLMQDVTRVIQENFAILAPLFIIQLLLMIVALISLAKVEAANGPKWMWAIIIIFINIIGPIIYFIFGKRDY comes from the coding sequence ATGATTTTGCTAATGCAGGACGTCACACGAGTTATTCAGGAGAACTTTGCAATATTAGCTCCATTATTCATCATTCAGCTCTTACTTATGATCGTAGCCCTCATCAGTTTAGCAAAAGTTGAAGCAGCAAACGGACCGAAGTGGATGTGGGCCATTATTATTATTTTTATTAATATTATTGGTCCAATTATCTATTTCATTTTTGGAAAGCGAGATTATTAA
- the trpE gene encoding anthranilate synthase component I encodes MSNTTLESFLASVKEFKTIPITKTFYTDTLTPIHMFHALKDEAVYMLESQDPESPWSNFSFIGLDPMIEIKQNEGYFVIRDVRTGREEKRSSFKEAYESTVDQLDVQPAEVSLPFKGGAVGYMAYDAISDYEPVPQAIQDDIDLSNYHLLFCQTLIAYNHRTKEATILTYTRLGEDTEVDQAFYSAQERLQTIERALKGQNFLPDLMLGDEKENLTPSIKFASNYQKPVFKQDVETIKEYIRAGDIFQAVLSQRFEAITNRNGFELYRVLRKVNPSPYMFYLHFDEVEVIGSSPERLLQVQEQLLEIHPIAGTRKRGATQEEDDALAEELLADEKEQAEHRMLVDLARNDIGRVSEYGTVNVYDYMTIGRFSKVMHIISKVTGQLKKEISPIDALISAFPAGTLSGAPKVRAMQILRELEPTPRHLYGGGIVYLGFDGNIDSCITIRTMTKMNEKVYVQAGAGIVADSDPETEYQETLNKASALKRTIELAEQLFEQSREGAETK; translated from the coding sequence ATGAGTAATACTACCCTGGAATCGTTCCTTGCAAGCGTCAAGGAATTTAAAACGATTCCCATCACTAAAACGTTTTACACCGATACGTTAACACCCATTCACATGTTTCACGCATTGAAAGATGAAGCCGTTTATATGCTTGAAAGCCAGGACCCGGAATCTCCATGGTCTAATTTCTCATTCATTGGGTTAGATCCAATGATAGAAATTAAACAGAACGAAGGTTATTTTGTTATCCGTGATGTTCGTACAGGTCGAGAGGAGAAAAGGTCTTCCTTTAAAGAAGCCTACGAAAGTACAGTCGATCAGCTTGACGTGCAGCCTGCTGAGGTTTCTTTACCATTTAAAGGTGGGGCAGTCGGCTATATGGCCTATGATGCGATCTCTGATTATGAGCCTGTGCCACAAGCGATCCAGGATGATATAGACTTATCCAATTACCATCTATTATTCTGCCAGACACTCATTGCTTACAATCACCGAACAAAGGAAGCAACCATTCTGACTTATACCAGACTCGGTGAAGACACGGAAGTAGATCAGGCATTCTATTCGGCACAAGAACGATTACAAACGATAGAGAGAGCCTTAAAAGGTCAGAACTTCTTGCCCGATTTAATGCTTGGTGATGAAAAAGAAAATCTCACACCGTCTATAAAATTTGCCAGTAATTATCAAAAGCCTGTGTTTAAACAGGATGTAGAAACCATCAAAGAGTACATTCGAGCAGGAGATATCTTTCAAGCCGTTTTGTCGCAGCGTTTTGAGGCAATAACCAATAGAAACGGCTTTGAACTGTATCGGGTTTTAAGAAAAGTGAATCCTTCACCATATATGTTTTATTTACATTTTGACGAGGTAGAAGTGATTGGAAGTTCACCGGAGCGGCTGCTGCAGGTGCAGGAACAGCTGTTAGAAATTCATCCGATCGCCGGCACAAGAAAAAGAGGCGCAACACAAGAGGAAGATGATGCCCTGGCTGAAGAGCTGCTGGCCGATGAGAAGGAACAGGCAGAACATCGGATGCTAGTCGATTTAGCCCGTAATGATATTGGGAGAGTCTCTGAGTACGGAACAGTCAACGTTTATGATTATATGACCATCGGACGTTTTTCCAAAGTTATGCACATTATCAGTAAAGTAACAGGCCAATTGAAAAAGGAGATTTCTCCAATTGATGCCCTGATTTCAGCTTTCCCGGCAGGCACGCTATCTGGAGCACCAAAGGTCCGGGCGATGCAAATTTTACGAGAACTGGAACCAACTCCAAGACATCTTTATGGAGGAGGCATTGTTTATTTAGGGTTTGATGGCAACATCGACTCTTGTATTACGATCCGGACGATGACTAAGATGAATGAAAAAGTATACGTACAGGCAGGAGCTGGCATCGTGGCTGATTCTGACCCTGAGACAGAGTACCAAGAAACGTTAAACAAAGCGAGTGCCTTAAAGAGGACGATTGAGCTAGCAGAGCAGTTATTTGAGCAGAGTAGAGAGGGAGCTGAGACAAAATGA
- the trpD gene encoding anthranilate phosphoribosyltransferase, producing the protein MKQQLSSLVEGNVLTEEEAYQTMTQIMNGEVSTGQLMSMLSIMRHRGEAVEEMTGFVRAMRAKMTKLEMAPDDLVDTCGTGGDSSSTFNISTAVSIILAALDVKVAKHGNRKVSSKSGSADVLEALRVPIASTPEQGVKAITEKGMTFLFAPNYHQAMKHAVPARQELGFRTVFNLLGPMANPANARRQLIGIYDTSYAEKMAETLRQLGSKNVLFVTGRDGLDEITMTGVTDVVELKDGKIERFTLSPEDLGLTRGKLAEIQITDSQQSAELIQQVLSGEANDSAMTIVTMNAAAGLYVAGKAASLTDGVKRVKDAINSGSVQTYFTSIQEEKENCQYA; encoded by the coding sequence ATGAAACAGCAATTAAGCAGCTTAGTGGAAGGCAACGTATTAACAGAGGAAGAAGCTTATCAGACTATGACTCAGATCATGAACGGTGAGGTATCCACAGGACAGCTCATGAGTATGCTTTCCATCATGCGTCACAGAGGTGAAGCTGTGGAAGAAATGACGGGGTTCGTCCGAGCGATGCGCGCTAAGATGACAAAGCTTGAAATGGCACCGGATGATCTCGTTGACACGTGCGGTACCGGAGGCGACAGCAGTTCCACCTTTAATATTTCTACAGCCGTTTCGATTATATTGGCGGCACTTGATGTGAAAGTTGCCAAGCACGGCAACCGTAAAGTATCCTCCAAGAGCGGAAGTGCTGATGTTTTAGAAGCACTGAGGGTCCCGATCGCTTCAACACCAGAACAAGGTGTTAAGGCGATTACGGAAAAAGGGATGACCTTTTTGTTTGCCCCTAATTATCACCAGGCGATGAAACATGCGGTTCCAGCTCGTCAGGAACTCGGTTTTCGAACGGTGTTTAATTTACTTGGTCCGATGGCAAACCCTGCTAATGCCCGGCGCCAGTTGATCGGAATTTATGATACGTCTTACGCTGAAAAAATGGCAGAAACGCTGAGACAGCTAGGGAGTAAAAATGTACTATTCGTTACCGGCCGGGACGGATTGGACGAAATTACGATGACTGGGGTAACGGATGTTGTAGAGTTGAAAGACGGCAAGATTGAAAGATTTACCCTCTCCCCTGAAGACCTTGGACTCACAAGAGGAAAACTTGCAGAGATTCAAATTACGGATAGTCAGCAGAGTGCTGAGTTAATTCAACAAGTCCTATCGGGAGAAGCCAATGACAGTGCGATGACAATCGTGACGATGAATGCAGCAGCGGGGCTTTACGTGGCTGGAAAAGCTGCCAGCTTAACGGATGGCGTAAAACGTGTCAAGGACGCGATCAACAGCGGAAGCGTACAAACATATTTCACATCGATCCAGGAAGAAAAGGAGAATTGCCAGTATGCTTGA
- the trpC gene encoding indole-3-glycerol phosphate synthase TrpC yields the protein MLETILAIKKQEIERLYLPEEANVAKHSFYQSLKQSPYAAGLIAEVKKASPSKGIIREDFNHVMVGKQYSDAGVQAISVLTDQHFFQGHRDFLTDIKKFVDVPVMRKDFIIDPVQVAESQLIGADAILLIGEALEASKLHELYLQAYEAGLEVLVEVHSEETLEGILKEFTPKIIGINNRNLHTFETTLEQTKQIAKLVPSDCLLVSESGIFTHEDIEQVAGYGAEAVLVGESLMRQANIKQAVEQLMKGVNV from the coding sequence ATGCTTGAAACCATTTTAGCTATAAAAAAACAAGAGATAGAACGATTGTATTTGCCTGAGGAAGCAAATGTAGCGAAACACTCTTTCTATCAATCTTTGAAACAATCACCTTATGCAGCCGGCTTGATAGCTGAAGTGAAGAAGGCATCACCATCAAAAGGGATTATTCGTGAGGATTTTAATCATGTGATGGTTGGAAAACAGTACTCTGATGCTGGAGTACAGGCAATTTCAGTGTTAACAGATCAACACTTTTTTCAGGGACATCGTGATTTTTTAACAGATATTAAAAAGTTTGTAGATGTGCCGGTAATGAGGAAGGATTTCATTATCGATCCTGTTCAAGTGGCAGAAAGTCAGTTGATTGGTGCGGACGCGATTTTGCTAATTGGAGAAGCTCTTGAAGCAAGCAAACTGCATGAGCTTTATTTACAGGCGTATGAAGCGGGCCTTGAAGTGCTGGTTGAGGTACACAGTGAGGAGACGCTAGAAGGGATATTAAAGGAATTCACCCCGAAGATTATCGGGATTAATAACCGTAATCTGCACACGTTTGAGACGACACTTGAGCAGACGAAACAGATAGCGAAACTGGTGCCGAGCGACTGTTTACTCGTTTCTGAAAGTGGGATATTTACTCATGAAGACATTGAGCAGGTTGCCGGTTATGGGGCAGAAGCCGTGTTAGTCGGAGAATCGTTGATGCGCCAAGCTAATATAAAACAGGCAGTTGAACAATTAATGAAAGGGGTGAACGTGTGA
- a CDS encoding phosphoribosylanthranilate isomerase has product MLEPLVKFCGNRSLRDVQKTASSSATHLGFIFVNSTKRYVRPEQVGKWIRRVRPQQKIVGVFVEPSMEQLDEVLAFAPLDVIQLHGKETVSDILKIKESFDLPVWKVIHHQENGLEQMDLFKGVVDGYVIDSKVAGSHGGTGVRFNWNAIGNYLEAANAQNVSCLIAGGINPDNIEQLMDDHPDGIDVSSGIETDEQKDLNKIQAVMKGVERHVASVSGC; this is encoded by the coding sequence ATGCTTGAACCGTTAGTGAAATTTTGCGGCAATCGGTCCTTACGTGATGTGCAGAAGACGGCTTCTTCATCAGCGACTCACCTCGGGTTTATATTTGTAAATAGTACGAAGCGTTATGTGCGTCCAGAACAGGTTGGTAAGTGGATAAGAAGAGTGCGTCCTCAGCAAAAAATCGTCGGTGTTTTTGTAGAACCTTCTATGGAACAGTTAGACGAAGTGTTGGCTTTTGCGCCATTGGATGTTATTCAGCTTCATGGCAAAGAAACAGTATCAGATATTTTGAAAATTAAAGAATCGTTTGATCTGCCGGTATGGAAGGTAATCCATCATCAGGAAAACGGCTTAGAGCAAATGGACCTCTTTAAAGGTGTAGTTGATGGCTATGTGATCGATTCGAAGGTCGCCGGATCTCATGGCGGCACGGGAGTTCGATTTAACTGGAATGCAATTGGAAACTATCTTGAGGCAGCGAATGCCCAAAACGTATCTTGTCTTATAGCAGGCGGAATTAACCCAGATAATATTGAGCAGTTAATGGATGATCATCCAGATGGAATCGACGTATCAAGTGGAATTGAAACAGATGAGCAAAAGGATCTTAATAAAATTCAAGCCGTTATGAAAGGAGTGGAACGTCATGTTGCAAGTGTTTCCGGATGTTAA
- the trpB gene encoding tryptophan synthase subunit beta, whose amino-acid sequence MLQVFPDVKGRFGDFGGKYVPETLMGPLQELEEELNKAMDDPDFLQEYHDVLKEYAGRPTSLSFADKMTEHLGGAKIYLKREDLNHTGAHKMNNAIGQALLAKRMGKKRILAETGAGQHGVAAATVAAKFGLECQVFMGEEDIRRQELNVFRMKLLGAKVTPVSSGNGTLKDATNEAIRYWVANCEDHFYLIGSVVGPHPYPKMVRDFQRVIGDESKQQFLEVEAELPDRIYACVGGGSNAMGMFYPFLEDASELIGVEAAGKGIETSEHAATLTKGNPGVIHGSLTYLMQDKNGQITEPYSISAGLDYPGIGPEHAHLFQTKRVRYESITDKEALDALKLLTEQEGIIPAIESAHALAQAFKEAVEMSSDQTILINLSGRGDKDMATLMQHFQEEE is encoded by the coding sequence ATGTTGCAAGTGTTTCCGGATGTTAAAGGTCGATTTGGAGATTTTGGAGGTAAATATGTTCCTGAAACGTTAATGGGGCCGCTGCAGGAACTGGAAGAGGAATTAAATAAAGCAATGGATGACCCAGATTTCCTTCAGGAGTACCATGATGTATTGAAAGAATATGCCGGGCGCCCTACTTCATTAAGTTTTGCCGATAAAATGACAGAACATTTAGGCGGAGCAAAAATCTATCTGAAAAGAGAAGATTTGAACCATACCGGGGCTCACAAGATGAATAATGCAATTGGCCAGGCATTGCTTGCCAAACGGATGGGGAAAAAAAGAATTCTCGCTGAAACAGGGGCTGGTCAGCATGGGGTTGCCGCTGCGACTGTAGCAGCCAAGTTTGGCCTTGAATGTCAGGTGTTCATGGGCGAAGAAGATATTCGCCGCCAGGAGTTAAATGTGTTCCGTATGAAATTGCTCGGTGCGAAGGTTACTCCGGTTTCCAGCGGTAATGGGACGCTGAAGGATGCCACAAATGAAGCGATTAGATACTGGGTAGCGAATTGTGAAGACCATTTCTATCTGATTGGATCTGTGGTTGGCCCACACCCTTACCCGAAAATGGTCCGGGATTTTCAGCGTGTGATTGGTGATGAATCGAAACAGCAATTTTTAGAGGTTGAAGCAGAGCTTCCTGACCGGATCTACGCTTGTGTTGGCGGCGGGAGTAACGCAATGGGGATGTTTTATCCATTTCTGGAGGATGCTTCTGAGCTGATCGGGGTGGAAGCAGCCGGTAAAGGAATCGAGACTTCTGAACACGCTGCAACGTTAACAAAAGGGAACCCGGGTGTCATACACGGTTCACTGACGTATTTAATGCAAGATAAAAATGGACAAATAACCGAGCCCTATTCGATCTCAGCTGGATTAGATTACCCAGGCATTGGTCCGGAGCACGCTCACCTCTTCCAAACGAAGCGGGTCAGATATGAGTCGATTACCGATAAAGAAGCACTAGATGCGTTGAAGCTTTTGACGGAACAGGAAGGGATTATTCCGGCGATTGAAAGCGCCCATGCGCTGGCCCAGGCTTTTAAAGAAGCAGTAGAAATGAGCTCCGATCAAACGATCCTGATTAATCTTTCAGGACGCGGAGATAAGGATATGGCGACATTAATGCAGCATTTTCAGGAGGAGGAGTAA
- the trpA gene encoding tryptophan synthase subunit alpha gives MLTKTSFKGKLTKTEDLFIPFIVAGDPTPELTIEFALRLQEAGADVLELGIPYSDPLADGPTIQRAAKRALKNEMSLTKAIELVPEMRQAGLEIPVVIFTYYNPVLQLGYDRFFELLDENGAEGVLIPDLPFEESEEIRKLASERDVEFISLVAPNSDKRIKQIAEHANGFLYCVSTLGVTGERNEMSADVLTFIKKVKEHSSVPVAVGFGISTNEHVNLVREHADGVIIGSKIIRLIEDEIEAFKDGEEADALERFNKSVRELVK, from the coding sequence ATGCTCACGAAAACATCTTTCAAGGGTAAACTGACGAAGACCGAAGATTTGTTTATTCCTTTTATTGTAGCGGGGGACCCAACTCCAGAACTTACGATTGAATTTGCCCTTCGATTACAGGAAGCAGGGGCAGATGTGCTTGAGCTTGGCATTCCTTATTCTGATCCACTTGCAGATGGTCCTACTATTCAACGTGCTGCCAAACGTGCTTTAAAAAATGAGATGTCGTTAACGAAAGCCATTGAACTCGTGCCTGAGATGCGCCAGGCGGGTCTTGAGATTCCAGTTGTTATTTTCACTTATTATAATCCAGTGCTGCAGCTAGGGTATGACCGATTCTTTGAGCTGCTTGATGAAAACGGTGCAGAAGGGGTGTTGATCCCTGATTTACCTTTTGAAGAAAGTGAAGAAATACGCAAGCTGGCGTCTGAACGTGACGTAGAATTTATCTCCCTTGTAGCCCCGAATTCAGACAAACGAATTAAGCAGATTGCTGAGCATGCGAACGGATTTCTCTATTGTGTATCAACACTTGGTGTAACAGGGGAACGAAATGAAATGTCTGCGGATGTCTTAACTTTTATTAAAAAAGTAAAAGAGCATAGTTCCGTTCCTGTTGCCGTAGGGTTCGGTATATCGACTAATGAACACGTCAACCTGGTGCGCGAACATGCTGACGGTGTCATTATTGGGAGTAAGATTATCCGTTTGATTGAAGATGAGATTGAGGCATTTAAGGATGGAGAAGAGGCAGACGCTCTTGAACGTTTCAACAAGAGTGTCCGTGAGCTTGTTAAATAG
- a CDS encoding anthranilate synthase component II, whose protein sequence is MIYMIDHYDSFTYNIVQYLGELGEEIVVRRNDQASIAEIKQMRPDLLLLSPGPCSPDETGTTLEIIKYFKEEVPIFGVCLGHQTIAQSFGGKVVRADQLMHGKSSQVHHDAQGIYEGLSNPMEAMRYHSLIVDLDGLPECFEVTAATVEGEIMGIRHVSLPIEGVQFHPESIGTRDGKQLLSNLIRQRVKAIIS, encoded by the coding sequence GTGATATATATGATCGACCACTATGATTCATTTACCTACAACATCGTGCAATACTTAGGCGAGTTAGGTGAAGAAATCGTTGTCCGGCGTAATGATCAGGCGAGCATAGCTGAAATTAAGCAAATGCGGCCAGACTTGTTGTTGTTGTCACCAGGTCCTTGTTCCCCAGATGAGACAGGGACCACACTGGAAATCATTAAGTATTTTAAAGAAGAGGTACCGATTTTCGGAGTGTGTCTCGGTCATCAGACAATTGCCCAAAGCTTTGGTGGAAAGGTGGTTCGCGCCGATCAACTGATGCACGGGAAGTCTTCACAAGTCCATCATGATGCTCAGGGTATTTATGAAGGACTAAGTAATCCGATGGAAGCGATGCGCTACCACTCATTAATAGTGGATCTAGATGGATTGCCAGAATGCTTTGAAGTGACTGCTGCAACTGTAGAAGGGGAAATCATGGGGATCCGGCATGTAAGTTTGCCGATAGAAGGGGTGCAATTTCATCCAGAATCGATTGGAACTAGGGACGGAAAACAATTGTTGAGTAATTTAATTAGGCAGCGAGTAAAAGCTATTATTTCTTAA
- a CDS encoding sodium:solute symporter family protein: MELQNDPTLLWFIGLYAVVMIGIGIFTSKKVSGSEDFVLAGKSLGPFVLMGTLLATWTGSGSISGGETSMAFSYGIWPALMLMLPTLLGIIILYVIAPKIREFGKFTVSGILQAKYGRKSRNIASVIIILAYVGIVSYQMKGFGFILNLTTGMSVGLGTLLGGIMIIFLAMIGGLRSVSQTDAISGFLMVGGLIITVPTIIAVAGGWGDIVANVPESHMTATGGLTTIQLMGYLLPSLFLLLGDQNMYQRLASSKGDSSAKKGQIGWLIAMIIISPSISIIAFASRSIFPNIDPGMALMATTLALPTVIGGILLASAASFIITTGNSYLLSAATNLTYDIYSNYVDKEASDKKLLGMTRLFIVILGVLSYLLIRYFPTVLSVQMYAYTVYGAGLTPALLAVFFWKRVNAIGGISSMLSGVVATLVWELILQKPFDINSVVIAVPIAVIVLIVVTLMTTSGNGNNREPVNA; this comes from the coding sequence ATGGAATTGCAAAATGATCCGACTTTACTTTGGTTTATCGGACTTTATGCCGTTGTCATGATCGGTATTGGAATATTTACATCAAAAAAAGTGTCAGGAAGTGAAGACTTCGTTCTGGCTGGAAAGAGTTTGGGCCCTTTCGTATTAATGGGGACACTGCTCGCTACATGGACAGGGAGCGGAAGTATTTCTGGCGGTGAGACCTCAATGGCCTTCAGTTACGGAATTTGGCCTGCATTAATGCTGATGCTTCCTACGCTGTTAGGTATTATTATTCTTTATGTCATTGCACCAAAAATCCGTGAATTCGGTAAATTTACAGTATCAGGCATTCTGCAGGCGAAATATGGCCGTAAGTCACGGAATATTGCCAGTGTAATTATTATTCTGGCCTATGTAGGAATTGTGTCTTATCAAATGAAGGGCTTTGGTTTTATATTAAACTTGACCACAGGCATGTCTGTAGGATTAGGTACACTGCTTGGCGGTATCATGATTATCTTTTTAGCGATGATCGGCGGTTTGCGTTCGGTATCCCAAACCGATGCGATCAGTGGCTTTTTAATGGTTGGTGGGCTTATCATTACAGTGCCTACGATTATTGCAGTTGCTGGTGGCTGGGGAGACATCGTTGCCAACGTCCCAGAATCTCATATGACAGCAACTGGCGGTTTAACAACAATCCAGCTGATGGGTTACCTGCTTCCATCACTGTTTCTATTATTAGGTGACCAAAATATGTATCAGCGCCTTGCTTCATCTAAAGGCGACAGTTCTGCTAAAAAGGGTCAAATCGGCTGGCTGATTGCCATGATTATCATTTCACCATCTATTTCGATTATTGCCTTCGCCTCACGTTCTATTTTCCCTAATATTGATCCTGGGATGGCCTTGATGGCAACAACGCTTGCTTTGCCGACAGTGATTGGCGGAATTTTACTTGCTTCAGCAGCCTCCTTTATCATCACGACAGGTAATTCCTATCTGCTATCTGCAGCGACCAACTTGACATATGATATTTATAGCAATTATGTTGATAAAGAAGCCTCAGATAAAAAATTGTTGGGCATGACACGTCTTTTCATCGTTATACTGGGTGTGCTTTCTTACTTGCTGATTAGGTATTTCCCAACTGTACTCAGCGTACAAATGTATGCTTACACCGTATATGGAGCCGGTTTAACACCAGCATTACTCGCTGTCTTCTTCTGGAAACGTGTCAATGCGATCGGCGGCATTTCTTCTATGCTATCAGGGGTAGTAGCCACATTAGTATGGGAATTGATCTTGCAAAAGCCGTTCGATATCAATAGTGTCGTTATTGCCGTTCCGATTGCCGTTATTGTCTTGATTGTGGTTACGCTTATGACAACAAGTGGTAATGGGAACAATCGTGAACCAGTGAATGCTTAA